Proteins encoded together in one Candidatus Tanganyikabacteria bacterium window:
- the dnaJ gene encoding molecular chaperone DnaJ, with the protein MSSKRDYYEVLGVSRNATEDDLRKAYRKLARQYHPDVNKAEDAEAKFKEISEAYAVLSDPDKRARYDRFGHAGVGGPGGPSFDADEIFSQFGGFQDIFEAFFGGGGTGRSRRRGPERGGDLRLDVEITCADAYHGAEKTLEVAHQERCEACKGSGAKAGSHPVTCNLCRGAGQIQQTQRTIFGQFAHVSTCPKCEGEGRVVENPCGDCRGAGRVRRTKRLSVGIPKGADGNLRLKLAGEGDVGPRSGPPGDLYLYLHLAADPRFTREDTELFAELPVSFAQLALGDEVEVESMEGPQRFKIPAGTQPGTEFALEGLGFPVLGDSRGRRGDMHVTVRLVVPTDLGDEERDLIRRFDDLHRKKAEQSGHGFIDFLKGILSGK; encoded by the coding sequence GTGTCGTCGAAGAGGGATTACTACGAGGTTCTGGGCGTCTCGCGCAACGCGACCGAAGACGACCTGCGCAAGGCGTACCGCAAGCTAGCCCGCCAGTACCATCCCGACGTCAACAAGGCCGAGGACGCCGAGGCGAAGTTCAAGGAAATCAGCGAGGCGTACGCGGTCCTGTCCGATCCCGACAAGCGCGCCCGCTACGACCGCTTCGGCCACGCCGGCGTCGGCGGCCCGGGCGGGCCGAGCTTCGACGCGGACGAGATCTTCTCGCAGTTCGGCGGCTTCCAGGACATCTTCGAGGCGTTCTTCGGCGGCGGTGGCACGGGCCGGAGCCGGCGTCGCGGGCCGGAGCGCGGCGGCGATCTGCGGCTGGACGTCGAGATCACCTGTGCCGACGCCTACCACGGCGCCGAGAAAACGCTCGAAGTCGCCCACCAGGAGCGCTGCGAGGCCTGCAAGGGAAGCGGCGCCAAGGCCGGGTCGCATCCGGTGACGTGCAACCTCTGCCGCGGGGCGGGCCAGATCCAGCAGACCCAGCGGACCATCTTCGGGCAGTTCGCCCACGTGAGCACGTGCCCGAAATGCGAGGGCGAGGGGCGCGTCGTCGAGAATCCGTGCGGCGATTGCCGCGGCGCGGGACGGGTGCGGCGCACCAAGCGGCTGTCGGTCGGCATCCCCAAGGGCGCGGACGGCAACCTGCGGCTGAAGCTGGCCGGCGAGGGCGACGTGGGGCCGCGGAGCGGGCCGCCGGGCGACCTCTACCTGTACCTGCACCTCGCCGCCGATCCGCGGTTCACCCGCGAGGACACCGAACTCTTCGCCGAGTTGCCCGTGAGCTTCGCGCAGCTTGCGCTGGGCGACGAGGTCGAGGTCGAGAGCATGGAGGGCCCGCAGCGCTTCAAGATCCCGGCGGGCACGCAGCCAGGCACCGAGTTCGCGCTCGAGGGACTCGGGTTCCCGGTCCTGGGCGACTCCCGCGGGCGCCGCGGCGACATGCACGTCACGGTGCGTCTGGTGGTGCCGACCGACCTCGGAGACGAAGAACGCGACCTAATCCGGCGCTTCGACGACCTTCACCGGAAGAAGGCCGAGCAGTCGGGCCACGGCTTCATCGACTTCCTCAAGGGCATTCTGAGCGGCAAGTAA